In the Anastrepha obliqua isolate idAnaObli1 chromosome 1, idAnaObli1_1.0, whole genome shotgun sequence genome, one interval contains:
- the LOC129235957 gene encoding sodium-independent sulfate anion transporter, translating into MSSVETAEEFRTRSQIDQPFETQYNGSAEFILVTDHQTPTEGRSFGDFCASSLKNVFRKKTLYKRLPIVEWLPRYTRSDAIGDLIAGITVGLTVIPQGLAYSGVAGLPTQYGLYGSFMGCFVYVILGTCKDSTVGSTAIASLMVFQFANGVWQRAVLLTFLTGIIEILMAIFRLSFIIEFVSGPVSAGFTSAVALIISTSQIKDIIGIKNATGTTFLERWISMINDIGSIRVADTILGCSCVAILILMRFIGRIKVGPKSERKWYHTVTTKLLWFVGVSRNATLVIVCAALSMYLQQQGKNYFRLTGFIPPGLPEFGPPPFSIEETPANSTTGEPAVEAESFMEMVSNIGYGLMIVPLVALLENIAVCKAFAKGKPIDAAQELIAMGVANVANSFCQGYRANGGLARSAVNNASGVRTPLANMYIGAVVVFALIYLTEFFYYIPKAVLGAIIMSAVIFQLQYHVILPMWRSKRSDLIPCFVAFISCLVMPLEVGILVAIGVNLLFILYHSARPKVRLETLETHDGTKFLKLTPDRCLIFPSVEFVRNLVLKFGNKTTLPVVIDCTYIYGADYTAAKVISSLIEDFKNRNQKLIFYNLKPNVVQIFEGLQINLLLCYNTDALTYALKEMQNGATPKVVDHPSSDVESGVGTSTETLNSTVISDAPGNTTTDNLSRL; encoded by the exons ATGTCAAGTGTTGAAACGGCAGAAGAATTTCGAACGCGCTCCCAAATCGATCAGCCTTTCGAGACACAATACAATGGCTCCGCTGAATTCATACTTGTAACCGAtcatcaaacaccaacagaagGGCGTAGCTTTGGCGATTTCTGTGCGTCCAGTCTGAAGAATGTCTTTCGCAAGAAGACACTTTACAAACGTTTGCCGATCGTGGAATGGCTGCCGCGATACACACGGAGCGATGCAATCGGTGATCTGATAGCGGGCATAACGGTCGGTTTGACGGTCATTCCACAAGGTTTAGCCTACTCTGGCGTTGCTGGTCTGCCAACACAG TATGGTCTTTATGGCTCTTTTATGGGATGCTTTGTTTACGTTATACTCGGTACGTGCAAGGACAGCACAGTCGGCTCGacagccattgcttcgcttatGGTTTTCCAGTTCGCCAATGGAGTGTGGCAACGCGCAGTTTTACTTACATTTCTTACCGGCATCATAGAAATTCTAATGGCCATCTTCCGTTTAAGTTTCATCATTGAGTTTGTTTCGGGTCCAGTGAGTGCCGGTTTTACGAGCGCTGTCGCATTGATCATATCTACTTCGCAGATCAAAGATATCATTGGCATTAAAAATGCGACTGGCACCACCTTTCTAGAGCGTTGGATTAGCATGATCAATGATATTGGGAGTATACGCGTAGCCGATACTATTCTCGGCTGTAGTTGTGTTGCCATTTTGATATTGATGCGTTTCATTGGACGCATTAAGGTTGGTCCAAAAAGCGAACGCAAATGGTACCATACAGTAACGACTAAGTTGTTATGGTTTGTGGGAGTATCACGAAATGCAACACTGGTAATTGTGTGCGCCGCACTGAGCATGTACCTGCAGCAAcagggaaaaaattatttccggCTGACAGGTTTCATACCACCGGGATTGCCGGAATTTGGTCCACCACCCTTCTCCATTGAAGAAACACCAGCCAATTCTACCACAGGTGAGCCAGCTGTCGAAGCTGAATCTTTCATGGAGATGGTGAGTAATATAGGATATGGCCTGATGATCGTGCCACTCGTTGCATTGCTGGAAAATATTGCCGTGTGTAAAGCCTTTG CTAAAGGAAAGCCTATTGACGCAGCACAGGAGCTGATCGCCATGGGTGTTGCAAATGTTGCCAATTCATTTTGTCAAGGTTACCGTGCCAACGGCGGTCTCGCCCGTTCGGCTGTAAATAACGCCAGCGGCGTACGTACTCCACTTGCTAATATGTATATCGGTGCGGTTGTGGTCTTTGCTTTGATATATTTAACGGAGTTCTTCTACTACATTCCGAAAGCGGTTTTAGGTGCCATTATCATGTCAGCCGTAATCTTCCAACTCCAGTACCATGTGATCTTGCCGATGTGGCGAAGTAAAC GTAGCGATTTGATCCcatgttttgttgcttttatttcttgtttggtTATGCCTCTGGAGGTAGGCATCCTTGTCGCCATCGGCGTAAATCTTCTATTCATTTTATACCATTCAGCACGACCGAAAGTACGCTTGGAGACGTTGGAG ACTCACGATGGCACCAAGTTTCTAAAACTTACACCAGATCGTTGTCTCATCTTTCCTTCCGTCGAATTTGTACGCAATCTTGTTTTAAAGTTCGGTAATAAAACAACACTTCCTGTGGTGATCGATTGCACTTACATCTATGGTGCGGACTACACTGCTGCCAAGGTGATCTCTTCCTTGATTGAAGACTTcaaaaatcgaaatcaaaaacttattttctataatctgaaaccaaatgttgtgcaaaTCTTTGAGGGCTTGCAAATTAATTTGCTATTGTGCTACAATACTGATGCACTAACCTACGCGTTGAAGGAGATGCAAAATGGTGCGACGCCAAAAGTTGTCGATCATCCATCCAGTGATGTAGAATCTGGAGTAGGGACTAGTACTGAGACCTTGAACTCAACAGTTATTTCGGATGCGCCGGGTAATACGACCACTGATAATTTATCgagattgtaa